A stretch of the Candidatus Saccharimonadales bacterium genome encodes the following:
- a CDS encoding F0F1 ATP synthase subunit beta, whose translation MNKGVIRSIKGLVVSVEFDDDYPDIAEVLLAADGDDSPLMVDHVTERGKVICLNVRGATTLQKGMAAVRTGKSIQIPVGTELIGRVVDANGRPVDGRPPIVAAKGKILEYRSIFTIPERSTSFAVTKPEILETGIKVIDFFTPFVKGRKIGIIGGAGVGKTVLTMELINNVSRSGAGMAFFAGIGERIREGHELFQTLGENDLLKNTCMFFGQMDQNPVQRALIALSAVTLAEYFRDEHKKDILFFADNMYRYIQARNELSTILDQIPAEGGYEPTLFSDVKLLQDRLSSNQHGSITAVQTIYVPADDLSDPAVQMIQHELDGTLVLSRKVAEQGIRPSVDLLKTTSSLLSPDIVGERHYVLSVQVQALLQKYESLKGIIAIIGENELSPEDRKDFAKARKLVDYFGQKMFVMEKLNGIPGEFVTREEMLTKIEEIII comes from the coding sequence ATGAACAAGGGAGTTATTAGATCAATCAAAGGCCTGGTTGTTAGCGTTGAATTCGATGATGATTACCCGGATATAGCTGAAGTATTGCTAGCCGCTGACGGCGATGACTCACCGCTCATGGTCGATCATGTCACGGAGAGAGGCAAGGTTATCTGCCTAAACGTTCGTGGCGCGACGACTTTGCAAAAAGGCATGGCAGCCGTCCGTACCGGCAAAAGTATCCAGATTCCTGTGGGTACCGAGCTGATCGGCCGGGTGGTCGATGCCAATGGCCGACCGGTTGACGGCCGGCCACCAATCGTCGCTGCCAAAGGCAAGATACTGGAATACCGCAGTATATTTACGATTCCGGAGCGCAGCACCTCGTTTGCTGTCACCAAGCCGGAGATACTGGAAACAGGCATCAAGGTCATCGACTTCTTTACGCCGTTCGTCAAAGGCCGCAAGATCGGCATTATCGGTGGTGCCGGTGTCGGTAAGACAGTGCTTACCATGGAGCTGATCAACAATGTGTCGCGCTCCGGCGCTGGTATGGCGTTCTTTGCTGGTATCGGTGAGCGTATTCGTGAAGGCCATGAACTGTTCCAGACGCTGGGCGAAAATGACCTGCTTAAGAACACCTGTATGTTCTTCGGACAGATGGACCAGAACCCGGTGCAGCGCGCCCTGATCGCACTGTCAGCCGTAACGCTGGCAGAATACTTCCGCGATGAACACAAGAAAGACATTTTGTTCTTCGCTGACAACATGTACCGTTATATCCAGGCCCGCAACGAGCTATCCACGATTTTGGATCAGATTCCGGCAGAAGGCGGCTACGAGCCGACACTGTTCTCTGACGTCAAGCTGTTGCAGGACCGGCTGAGTTCCAATCAGCATGGCTCAATTACTGCCGTCCAGACTATCTACGTGCCGGCCGACGACCTGTCCGATCCGGCGGTGCAGATGATTCAGCATGAGCTCGACGGAACGCTGGTACTCAGTCGTAAAGTCGCCGAACAGGGCATTCGGCCATCTGTCGACTTGCTGAAGACAACCTCAAGCTTACTGTCGCCGGATATCGTCGGTGAACGACACTATGTCCTCAGCGTGCAGGTTCAGGCACTGTTGCAAAAATACGAATCATTGAAGGGTATTATCGCCATCATCGGTGAAAACGAACTGAGCCCCGAAGACCGCAAAGATTTTGCCAAAGCCCGTAAGCTAGTTGATTATTTCGGACAGAAAATGTTCGTTATGGAAAAACTTAATGGTATTCCGGGAGAATTTGTCACCCGCGAAGAAATGCTGACAAAAATTGAAGAGATAATTATTTAA
- a CDS encoding F0F1 ATP synthase subunit gamma, translating to MRRPQDIALEEADMTTIVGLTSAFESLASMRISQTKTQVLQSQGFFNELWHIYSQLRVDSLFRFGRSEDDKIGDKSLFIAVTAEGGFSGDIDQKLISTLLKDYDPTKHDLIIIGHHGATQLAQAKVEYMKFYKLPEKDDHINVQPLIQQVKKYQSTRVYYQTYVSLTTQDVKRIELNSAVQLAGNMAGKPEEEISERTYIFEPSPFEVVAHLERSMLEITLSQVILDSKLAQYASRFRAMTVAHDRAGETLADLHTLYNRTKRNIADERLKEILNGRKRVEA from the coding sequence ATGAGGCGGCCGCAGGATATCGCCCTTGAGGAAGCTGACATGACAACCATCGTCGGTCTGACCAGTGCTTTCGAGAGCCTGGCCAGTATGCGCATTTCGCAGACTAAAACCCAGGTATTGCAGTCGCAAGGCTTTTTCAACGAGCTGTGGCATATCTACTCGCAGCTGCGCGTCGACAGCTTGTTTCGGTTTGGCCGGTCTGAAGACGACAAGATCGGTGACAAAAGCTTGTTTATAGCCGTGACGGCAGAAGGTGGCTTCAGCGGCGATATCGACCAAAAGCTGATTTCCACGCTTCTCAAAGATTACGATCCGACCAAACATGACCTGATAATTATCGGCCACCACGGTGCGACGCAGCTGGCACAGGCCAAGGTTGAGTATATGAAATTTTATAAATTACCCGAAAAAGACGACCATATCAATGTCCAACCGCTGATTCAGCAAGTCAAAAAATACCAGTCGACTAGAGTTTACTATCAGACATATGTGTCTCTGACCACGCAGGATGTCAAGCGTATCGAGCTTAACAGCGCCGTACAGCTGGCGGGAAACATGGCTGGCAAGCCCGAGGAAGAGATCAGCGAACGGACCTACATATTCGAGCCAAGCCCCTTCGAAGTTGTGGCACACTTGGAGCGGTCGATGCTCGAGATTACGCTGAGTCAGGTCATTTTGGATTCGAAGCTCGCGCAGTATGCCAGCCGATTTCGGGCTATGACCGTCGCCCATGACCGGGCCGGCGAGACACTGGCCGATCTGCACACGCTGTACAATCGCACTAAGCGCAACATAGCTGACGAACGTCTCAAGGAAATTCTTAACGGACGCAAAAGGGTAGAAGCATGA
- a CDS encoding sodium-transporting two-sector ATPase encodes MSDNKHFDALVSKGNPVGEVIGVDRFLVRVKGLQPVNIHALIMFEDGSKGFVYQILDDHVIILHLGTITVTVGVMAVVQHNELVSKVGKGFIGRVISVNGDPLDGKGPISAESVWPIFNAAPMLYERELLDKQLETGVTVIDEMFPIVRGQRMALIGDSKSGKSALATQVAISQRDTDVVVIYVCIAKRRSDVDMLLTRLENTNAMSTAIVVVSTMFESLVSSYLAPYMACAMAEYLWQKLDQDTVIIYDDLTSHAQIYREISLLAQTSPGRESYPGDMFYAHSSLLERAGKLNRNHKSLTSIPIVLANGGDITAYMPTNIMSITDGQWILDMNIFRDTMRPAVNTGLSVTRVGGVGQSKRQHDLLAQTVKALNAYKQAEQYAHFGSELALTAQKDLERGKHIYELLNQTPEDTYSIVAQTLMLDIVMNFKDDQVIDVKQMKLHVREYAAKVKSDKDFDKVCAELLKKSLVELKK; translated from the coding sequence ATGAGCGATAATAAACATTTTGATGCCCTCGTCAGCAAAGGCAATCCCGTTGGCGAAGTCATCGGCGTGGACCGCTTCCTGGTCCGCGTCAAAGGCTTGCAGCCAGTCAACATCCATGCGCTCATTATGTTCGAAGATGGTAGTAAGGGATTTGTTTACCAGATTCTTGACGACCATGTGATCATTTTGCACCTTGGTACCATTACCGTGACTGTCGGCGTTATGGCTGTGGTACAGCACAATGAACTGGTATCGAAAGTTGGCAAAGGCTTCATCGGCCGGGTGATATCAGTCAACGGCGATCCGCTTGACGGCAAAGGCCCGATATCAGCCGAGAGTGTCTGGCCGATATTTAATGCGGCACCGATGCTCTACGAGCGTGAACTGCTCGACAAGCAGCTAGAGACAGGTGTGACCGTCATCGATGAAATGTTCCCGATTGTTCGGGGGCAGCGTATGGCGTTGATCGGCGACAGCAAGTCCGGCAAGAGTGCACTGGCAACCCAAGTCGCTATCAGCCAGCGTGATACCGATGTCGTTGTTATCTATGTCTGTATCGCCAAGCGCCGTAGTGATGTCGACATGCTGCTCACCCGGCTGGAAAACACTAATGCGATGAGCACGGCTATTGTCGTCGTCTCGACAATGTTTGAATCGCTGGTTTCGAGCTACCTCGCACCGTACATGGCCTGCGCGATGGCGGAGTATTTGTGGCAAAAACTAGACCAGGATACCGTCATTATCTATGACGACCTAACCAGCCACGCTCAAATCTACCGCGAAATTTCATTGCTGGCTCAGACCAGCCCAGGCCGCGAATCATACCCGGGTGATATGTTCTATGCTCACTCAAGTCTGCTGGAGCGCGCCGGCAAGCTGAACCGGAATCATAAGTCACTGACGTCGATCCCGATTGTCTTGGCTAACGGCGGTGACATTACCGCCTACATGCCGACCAACATCATGTCTATCACTGACGGACAGTGGATCCTCGATATGAATATTTTCCGTGATACCATGCGCCCGGCAGTCAACACTGGTCTGTCAGTCACCCGTGTCGGTGGTGTCGGCCAAAGCAAGCGGCAGCATGATCTGCTGGCCCAAACGGTCAAAGCGCTGAATGCTTACAAACAGGCTGAACAATACGCCCACTTCGGCTCCGAGCTGGCCCTGACGGCTCAAAAGGATTTGGAGCGCGGCAAGCACATCTATGAGCTGCTCAATCAAACTCCTGAAGATACTTACAGCATTGTGGCGCAAACGCTGATGCTCGACATTGTGATGAACTTCAAAGATGACCAGGTAATTGATGTCAAACAAATGAAGCTCCATGTCCGCGAATATGCCGCCAAGGTCAAATCTGACAAGGATTTTGATAAAGTCTGTGCCGAACTACTCAAGAAATCGTTGGTGGAGCTCAAGAAATGA
- a CDS encoding cysteine desulfurase family protein, whose product MDMIYLDHAAATPLDPRVLAAMQPYFSERFYNPSAMYSAAQGVYRDIEAARSVVALCLGVRPAEVVFTAGGTEANNLAISGVMRRYPQARMLLSAIEHDSVLETAKQYEHSILPVSEQGIVQAEAVQARIDDQTVLVTIMYANNEVGTIQPIREISGIINQVRNDRRARGVDLPLYFHTDAAQATNYLDMQVSRLGVDLMTLNGGKMYGPKQSGALYIRAGVTLLPLITGGGQEHKIRSGTENVPGIIGCAAALQIAQGMRNEETKRLAELQRYFYHQLKEYLPTAIINGSLKRRLPNNLHITIPGKDNERLLYQLDDAGIMAAAGSACSASNEAASHVLLAMGLSEADARSSLRLTMGRATDKAALERTLQALSDFAR is encoded by the coding sequence ATGGATATGATTTATCTTGACCACGCGGCTGCCACGCCGTTAGACCCACGAGTGCTGGCAGCAATGCAGCCGTATTTTAGTGAACGATTTTATAACCCATCTGCCATGTATAGCGCTGCCCAGGGTGTGTATAGGGACATCGAGGCGGCGCGGAGTGTCGTGGCGCTGTGCCTCGGTGTGCGTCCGGCAGAAGTCGTCTTTACGGCTGGCGGCACAGAGGCAAACAATCTGGCGATCAGCGGTGTAATGCGCCGCTACCCGCAGGCCCGCATGCTGCTGAGCGCAATTGAGCATGATTCTGTCCTCGAAACAGCCAAACAGTATGAGCACAGTATTTTGCCGGTATCAGAGCAGGGGATCGTACAGGCTGAAGCCGTACAGGCCCGCATTGACGACCAAACGGTGCTTGTAACAATTATGTATGCCAATAATGAAGTCGGTACAATCCAGCCAATCCGGGAGATTAGCGGCATCATCAACCAAGTTCGTAACGACCGTAGAGCACGCGGTGTCGACCTGCCGTTATATTTTCACACCGATGCGGCGCAGGCGACCAATTACCTCGATATGCAGGTTTCTCGATTGGGCGTAGACCTCATGACACTCAATGGCGGTAAAATGTATGGACCAAAACAGTCGGGTGCGCTCTATATACGGGCAGGTGTTACGCTCTTGCCGCTGATAACAGGCGGGGGTCAGGAACACAAAATTCGTAGTGGAACCGAAAATGTACCGGGCATCATTGGATGTGCGGCCGCTCTCCAGATTGCGCAGGGCATGCGAAATGAGGAGACGAAACGACTTGCTGAGCTGCAGCGATATTTTTATCATCAGCTTAAGGAATATCTGCCGACTGCTATCATCAACGGATCGTTGAAACGCCGATTACCTAATAATCTGCATATAACGATTCCCGGCAAAGACAATGAGCGGCTGCTGTATCAGCTTGATGATGCAGGCATCATGGCAGCAGCTGGATCGGCCTGTAGTGCCAGCAATGAGGCTGCTTCGCATGTTTTGCTGGCAATGGGGCTGTCCGAAGCTGACGCACGTTCCAGCTTGCGGCTGACTATGGGCCGCGCTACCGACAAGGCGGCACTTGAGCGCACGCTTCAAGCACTTAGTGATTTTGCCCGCTAG
- a CDS encoding TatD family hydrolase, whose translation MEFIDTHCHIQGSTIKSGDGGEAITRNMWQKAGFPTGDELIVRATDAGVRRMICVGCTIADSELAVEFVQSRDNCVASIGIHPHEAKDYSSHDDKTKSQLQRFAAMAAHDKVVAVGECGLDYFYEHSAPAEQARVLHYQIRLALEHDLPMIFHVREAFDDFWPIFDQYDGIRGVLHSFTDSPENLAMALERGLYIGVNGIATFTKSDQQREMYKSIPLSRLLLETDAPYLTPSPYRGNICEPYHTSVTAKFLAELRNEALGELAEATSSNAKQLFRI comes from the coding sequence ATGGAGTTTATTGATACGCACTGTCATATTCAAGGTTCGACCATTAAAAGTGGCGATGGCGGTGAAGCGATAACACGTAATATGTGGCAAAAAGCTGGCTTTCCGACTGGCGACGAGCTGATCGTACGGGCGACTGATGCGGGCGTCCGGCGAATGATCTGTGTCGGCTGCACTATTGCGGATAGCGAGCTGGCCGTCGAATTTGTGCAAAGCCGTGACAACTGCGTCGCCAGCATCGGCATACATCCGCATGAAGCCAAAGACTACAGCAGTCATGACGATAAAACGAAGTCCCAATTGCAGCGATTTGCTGCAATGGCCGCGCATGACAAAGTTGTTGCAGTCGGTGAATGCGGGCTTGATTATTTCTATGAGCATTCAGCGCCGGCCGAACAAGCCCGAGTATTGCATTACCAGATACGACTCGCATTAGAACATGACTTACCGATGATATTTCACGTCCGCGAGGCGTTTGATGATTTTTGGCCAATTTTTGATCAGTATGATGGCATACGAGGCGTCCTGCATAGCTTTACGGATTCGCCGGAGAATCTGGCTATGGCGCTTGAACGAGGCTTGTACATCGGCGTAAATGGGATCGCAACTTTCACCAAAAGTGACCAGCAGCGTGAAATGTACAAAAGCATCCCGTTGTCAAGACTTTTACTGGAAACCGACGCGCCGTACTTGACACCATCTCCGTACCGTGGTAATATTTGTGAGCCATATCACACAAGTGTAACGGCAAAATTTTTAGCAGAACTTAGAAATGAAGCCCTCGGCGAGCTAGCTGAAGCAACATCGAGTAATGCAAAACAATTGTTTCGGATATAA
- the metG gene encoding methionine--tRNA ligase, with translation MKYYVTTSIPYVNGEPHLGHAMEFVMADVLARAARIHGNDVIFSTGTDEHGGKIAEKAEEMHLKPQEMADQMSQKFRDLAASLDISADRFIRTTDKGHEQRAQVIWKALSKDIYKNKYIGWYCTGDEEFFTETVVNENKGVCPDHNRPYEKIEEENYFFALSKYNEPIKKAIESGQFQIIPKTKRNEILSVINEGLEDISISRPNDKISWGIPVPGDKDQVMYVWFEALMNYITVLGYPEYEDFKHYWPANIQVIGKGILRFHAAIWPGMLLALDLSLPKTLYVHGYVTVDDKKMSKSLGNSVSPHDVIAKYGADAFRYYFLRHVPSYEDGDFSWEKLEAAYNNELANELGNAVQRTAAMIIKYQDGLIGDIPEPQHDTAEYRKALEVCHFDRALDEVWEQVRGINQYIDAEKPWTIAKIGDMDHLREVLAYQASSLMQIAELLDPFMPTTASRIKAVFEQGIVHPIDGTLFPKHDRPQED, from the coding sequence ATGAAATACTACGTGACAACATCTATTCCATATGTAAACGGCGAACCGCACCTTGGGCACGCTATGGAATTTGTCATGGCGGACGTACTTGCCCGAGCTGCCCGTATCCATGGCAATGATGTCATATTCAGTACTGGTACCGACGAACATGGCGGCAAGATTGCCGAAAAAGCCGAAGAAATGCATCTCAAGCCACAAGAAATGGCCGATCAGATGAGTCAAAAATTCCGCGATCTGGCGGCTTCGCTTGACATCAGCGCCGACCGCTTTATCCGAACGACAGACAAGGGGCATGAACAGCGGGCGCAGGTGATATGGAAAGCGCTATCAAAAGACATATACAAGAACAAATACATCGGCTGGTATTGTACCGGCGACGAGGAATTCTTTACTGAAACGGTCGTCAATGAAAACAAAGGAGTGTGCCCGGACCACAACCGTCCCTACGAAAAGATTGAAGAAGAGAACTATTTCTTTGCGCTTAGCAAATATAACGAGCCAATCAAAAAAGCTATTGAATCCGGCCAGTTCCAGATTATTCCTAAAACAAAGCGTAATGAGATACTGTCGGTTATTAACGAAGGTTTAGAAGATATTAGTATTTCGCGCCCAAACGATAAAATTTCATGGGGTATTCCGGTTCCAGGCGACAAAGACCAGGTTATGTACGTTTGGTTTGAGGCGCTCATGAACTACATCACCGTCCTCGGCTATCCAGAATACGAAGACTTTAAACATTACTGGCCAGCCAATATTCAGGTCATCGGCAAGGGAATACTGCGTTTTCATGCCGCAATATGGCCCGGCATGCTGCTAGCGCTTGATTTGTCATTGCCAAAAACGCTGTATGTCCATGGCTATGTCACTGTTGACGACAAAAAAATGAGTAAATCACTCGGTAATTCTGTATCCCCGCATGACGTCATAGCCAAATACGGCGCCGACGCCTTCCGGTACTATTTCCTGCGCCACGTGCCATCATACGAAGACGGCGATTTCAGTTGGGAGAAACTTGAAGCGGCCTACAATAATGAACTAGCCAACGAACTCGGTAATGCAGTCCAGCGTACCGCTGCCATGATCATCAAATATCAAGACGGCCTGATCGGTGACATACCGGAACCGCAGCATGATACTGCGGAATACCGCAAAGCGCTGGAGGTCTGCCACTTCGACAGAGCACTCGATGAAGTCTGGGAACAAGTTCGCGGCATCAATCAGTATATCGATGCCGAAAAGCCGTGGACAATAGCAAAAATCGGGGATATGGATCACCTGCGTGAAGTGCTGGCCTATCAAGCCAGTTCGCTGATGCAGATTGCTGAACTGCTCGACCCATTCATGCCGACGACGGCCAGCCGCATCAAAGCGGTGTTCGAACAGGGCATTGTCCATCCGATCGACGGCACGCTGTTTCCGAAGCACGATCGCCCGCAAGAAGATTAG
- a CDS encoding HIT domain-containing protein, translating into MADPINCPFCHPQERVLEGNELAQVILSDPHKVPGHLLVMPRRHVEQPWDLTKDEITSIFDLIFDIEQKLIGKLGDGFDIRQSYRPFRPQNEIKLDHLVFHVLPRSNDDYIFKVAEQYESDLYAELDDMERDAVTDLLK; encoded by the coding sequence ATGGCTGATCCGATAAATTGTCCGTTTTGTCATCCGCAGGAACGTGTCCTCGAGGGTAATGAATTGGCTCAGGTTATCCTGAGTGACCCACACAAAGTACCTGGCCATCTGCTGGTCATGCCGCGTCGCCACGTCGAACAGCCATGGGATCTCACCAAAGATGAAATTACTAGTATTTTTGATTTGATTTTCGATATAGAGCAAAAACTGATTGGCAAACTTGGCGACGGCTTCGATATCCGGCAGAGCTACCGCCCGTTCCGACCGCAAAATGAGATAAAACTGGATCACCTGGTGTTCCATGTACTGCCGCGCTCCAACGACGATTACATCTTTAAAGTCGCCGAACAGTACGAGTCAGATTTGTATGCCGAACTCGACGACATGGAGCGTGATGCCGTGACTGATCTTCTTAAGTAG
- a CDS encoding NUDIX hydrolase, whose protein sequence is MSKIQQAGCVILDDYSRILLLHKAASEKTWWELPGGEVDEDEPAEQAAVQAIADELGIAVRLTKALGSGEFEDDENDYHYTWFQAVVIDADPVLHETAMYDDLAYFDTEDLLSLALAPGVQALFDKIMSGEVVLD, encoded by the coding sequence ATGTCTAAAATTCAACAAGCTGGTTGTGTGATTCTCGATGACTACAGCAGGATTCTGCTGTTGCACAAAGCTGCCTCGGAAAAGACGTGGTGGGAGCTGCCGGGCGGTGAGGTGGACGAAGATGAGCCGGCCGAACAGGCAGCTGTCCAAGCTATTGCTGATGAGCTCGGTATTGCAGTGCGTCTCACCAAAGCGCTCGGTTCTGGAGAATTCGAAGATGACGAAAATGACTATCATTACACCTGGTTTCAGGCAGTCGTTATAGATGCCGACCCAGTCCTGCATGAAACTGCGATGTATGACGACTTAGCATATTTTGATACCGAGGATCTCTTAAGTTTAGCGCTTGCACCGGGTGTCCAGGCATTGTTTGACAAAATTATGTCCGGCGAAGTAGTTTTAGACTGA
- a CDS encoding PIG-L family deacetylase: MTKHKKAAARKKSSRKSATPRRTATAVRQPPQKVSAEGSSLVPPYMRTTSFAKAFAWISLGILIATTLFWTVLTARLHELNADQLIDAYLFESLQTFQQAVFPGAHSFLIKWPLFLAISLLGSSLAVFMLATIVMVFITVGTLVYILYRIEKRPIVFGLFCLILASMLLLVPAQPIPGTLLPVNMAMTTTRNLEYVVYIAALYLALRSRKLMSYSFMSAMVLMILLIASDKLFAVLGIGGGIAACAWYGICTRRRDGLLPELRWLAAAAVGLIAATGLLLAIDKASVTNIGDGERASPYPLVQSASQLATGMIYSIDAIAANFGASAIHGTNIVRDIPAALLQSLTQFSTLPYTVNLLLLLGGLYACLRLIFFKQTRVQEGNEHGDIWTRLAIVLLGSTLTAAAVFVLTDHYYPVDARYMTIGLFAVFIAAAAYIRHRTVPESYVVVVTTLLILAIPIGLYTSWQEYRTDVAALSGKNIVANRVSEELERRNIDRLVGDYWDVTPIKAKTNRPLTIMPVDTCILPRQVLSSGAWFQKPDRTSAAYLAVKDADSASAGTAKQTPTYNGCSLARVVGEYGVPSERVSVGSTKSNAMQTTPDVLLLLYPDGIRSPLFTPSRQSAAPTNSSKPAAAKPPEIVSFVPFTEIDPCRRGTTLQVIAHQDDDLLFMNPDVSASIREGECIRTVYVTAGDAGEQVNYWGGRELGAKAAYAEMYGMPNIWRDEQQMLAGRKVSVSYLENIPQVSLVFLRLPDGNLSGQGFAGRSHESLQALVSGAMPLLHTVDGTNTYTKEQLVTALRQIMIEDLPNQIRTQGSHDKADGDHADHHDVGTLTTEAAASYLQPHELLQYLGYSNKLLPANLSDDDVTVKQSTFLSYAKFDGAVCQTAFECQNTYTYGNYLLRQYPQSVSGNAGK, translated from the coding sequence TCAAGCCTCGTACCGCCGTATATGCGGACGACCAGCTTTGCCAAAGCCTTTGCCTGGATCAGCCTTGGTATATTGATTGCCACGACGCTGTTTTGGACTGTTTTGACGGCCCGGCTACACGAACTGAACGCCGACCAGCTTATCGATGCCTATTTGTTCGAGAGCCTACAAACATTTCAACAAGCTGTATTCCCAGGCGCCCACAGCTTCCTCATTAAATGGCCATTATTTCTGGCGATAAGCCTTCTCGGCAGCTCGCTGGCAGTGTTTATGCTTGCAACGATTGTTATGGTGTTTATTACTGTTGGAACATTGGTCTATATTTTGTACCGGATAGAAAAGCGTCCGATCGTATTTGGTCTGTTCTGTTTGATACTGGCGTCCATGTTGCTGCTGGTGCCAGCACAGCCGATACCGGGTACATTATTACCGGTGAACATGGCGATGACGACGACCCGTAACCTTGAATACGTCGTTTATATTGCCGCGCTGTATCTGGCGCTACGGTCGCGTAAGTTGATGAGTTATAGCTTTATGAGCGCTATGGTGCTTATGATTTTACTCATTGCTAGCGACAAGCTTTTTGCAGTGCTAGGTATTGGTGGTGGTATTGCTGCCTGTGCTTGGTATGGTATTTGCACGCGCCGCCGCGACGGGCTGCTACCAGAACTGCGCTGGCTGGCTGCTGCAGCCGTCGGATTAATCGCCGCAACCGGACTGCTCTTGGCCATAGACAAGGCATCGGTTACCAATATCGGCGACGGCGAGCGGGCTTCGCCGTACCCGCTCGTACAGTCAGCTAGTCAGCTGGCCACCGGTATGATCTATAGTATTGATGCGATTGCCGCAAATTTCGGTGCCAGTGCCATACACGGAACCAATATCGTCCGGGACATACCGGCTGCACTGCTACAGAGTCTGACGCAGTTTTCAACGCTGCCTTACACTGTCAATTTATTGTTGCTGCTCGGGGGCCTGTATGCATGTTTACGGCTGATTTTCTTTAAGCAAACCCGCGTCCAAGAAGGAAACGAACACGGTGATATTTGGACGCGGCTGGCAATTGTACTACTCGGCTCGACGCTGACCGCCGCCGCTGTTTTCGTCCTGACTGATCATTACTATCCCGTCGATGCGCGCTATATGACGATTGGTTTGTTTGCAGTTTTCATCGCCGCCGCCGCCTACATTCGGCATCGTACAGTGCCTGAATCATATGTTGTTGTCGTAACAACGCTTTTGATACTTGCAATACCTATCGGACTATACACATCCTGGCAGGAGTACCGGACGGACGTCGCGGCATTATCGGGTAAAAACATAGTCGCTAACCGCGTCAGTGAAGAGTTGGAGCGGCGTAATATTGACCGTCTAGTTGGTGATTATTGGGACGTAACACCGATCAAGGCCAAAACCAACCGGCCGCTCACCATTATGCCAGTTGATACCTGTATACTACCGCGCCAGGTACTGAGCAGTGGCGCGTGGTTCCAAAAACCTGACCGTACCTCCGCGGCCTATCTTGCCGTAAAAGACGCTGATTCTGCTAGCGCCGGCACCGCCAAACAAACGCCCACCTACAATGGTTGCAGTCTGGCCCGCGTGGTTGGCGAATACGGTGTCCCGAGCGAGCGTGTATCCGTTGGCAGCACTAAGAGTAATGCCATGCAGACTACACCCGATGTTCTGCTGTTGTTGTATCCAGACGGTATTCGTTCCCCCTTATTTACCCCCTCCAGACAATCCGCTGCACCTACTAATTCTTCAAAACCGGCAGCTGCCAAGCCGCCTGAGATAGTATCGTTCGTGCCGTTTACTGAAATCGATCCCTGTCGCCGTGGCACGACGCTACAAGTGATTGCCCATCAGGACGATGATCTGTTGTTTATGAATCCGGATGTCTCAGCTAGTATTCGGGAGGGAGAATGTATACGGACGGTCTACGTGACGGCTGGCGACGCTGGCGAGCAAGTCAATTATTGGGGTGGTCGTGAGCTTGGTGCCAAGGCAGCTTATGCCGAAATGTACGGTATGCCAAACATCTGGCGTGATGAGCAGCAAATGTTAGCTGGCCGCAAAGTGTCCGTCAGTTACTTAGAGAATATACCGCAGGTGTCGCTGGTATTCCTACGGTTGCCGGACGGCAATTTGAGCGGGCAGGGATTCGCCGGCCGTTCGCATGAAAGCCTGCAGGCGCTGGTTAGCGGAGCGATGCCGCTCTTGCATACAGTGGACGGCACGAATACCTATACCAAGGAGCAGCTGGTGACCGCACTGCGCCAGATTATGATCGAAGATCTTCCGAACCAAATTCGTACGCAGGGCTCACATGATAAAGCAGACGGTGATCATGCCGATCATCATGATGTCGGTACGTTAACGACTGAGGCAGCCGCAAGCTATTTGCAACCGCACGAATTATTACAGTACCTCGGATACTCTAATAAGCTTCTGCCCGCAAATCTGTCTGATGATGACGTGACTGTAAAACAGTCAACATTTCTGTCATATGCCAAATTTGACGGTGCGGTCTGCCAAACTGCTTTTGAATGCCAAAACACCTACACCTACGGTAATTATTTGCTACGACAATATCCGCAGTCTGTAAGCGGTAACGCCGGTAAGTAA